A genome region from Methylohalobius crimeensis 10Ki includes the following:
- a CDS encoding asparagine synthetase B family protein translates to MYDIAGWFGSNSSKLSPVEVLNAMLGERPEHNIHQEFALASAQAGRTGSAGPISALITGHPRWQTSDLATKAARDGDASLLARLYEEKGLATLEQIGGSFALALYDREHGEGLLAIDRMGVAPLAYAQVPGGLLFADDLGTLRRHPTIDAESDPQALFAYLYFHMIPAPLSIYRDIHKLLPGQYLRCRDGKLESGFYWQPCFQNDSRAEPELALALRNALKRSVDLSLEHPATTGAFLSGGLDSSTVTGLFKELAPDSAEAFSIGFAAEGYDEMEYARASARHFGVPLHEYYVTPQDVVAAVPKIAAFYDEPFGNASAVPTYYCARLARDHGKTHLLAGDGGDELFAGNARYAKQALFAWYERLPHWLRNRMIEPFVALNPPFMGKVKSYVDQAKVPMPERMETYNFLHRTPLAEVFESEFLASVNSGWPLEHLQEIYRRPDATMLKCMLWLDWKITLADNDLRKVNRMCHLSGMDVNYPMLQDPLIRAAPRIPDRLLMRGFELRSFYRRTWQDFLPPETLNKRKHGFGLPFGVWLQSDSKLQELAYTSLEHRSLSGIIRKNYLHNLKQAHQSRHASYYGVIIWILMMWAQWFEHH, encoded by the coding sequence ATGTACGATATCGCCGGATGGTTCGGTTCCAATTCTTCCAAGCTTAGCCCAGTTGAAGTGCTTAACGCCATGCTGGGAGAACGGCCCGAACATAATATTCACCAAGAGTTCGCATTGGCCTCGGCCCAGGCTGGTCGAACCGGATCCGCCGGGCCGATCAGCGCACTCATAACCGGTCATCCTCGTTGGCAAACCTCCGATCTGGCGACGAAGGCTGCCCGGGATGGCGATGCCTCTCTGTTGGCTCGTTTGTACGAGGAAAAAGGGCTCGCGACATTGGAACAAATCGGCGGCAGCTTCGCCCTGGCGCTCTATGATCGAGAACACGGGGAGGGACTGCTTGCCATCGACAGAATGGGTGTCGCTCCTCTTGCCTACGCTCAAGTTCCCGGAGGACTCTTGTTTGCCGATGATCTCGGGACCCTGCGACGCCACCCCACTATTGACGCTGAATCCGATCCTCAGGCGCTGTTCGCCTACTTGTATTTTCATATGATCCCGGCCCCTTTGTCGATTTATCGAGATATCCACAAACTGCTTCCGGGGCAATATCTTCGTTGTCGCGACGGGAAGCTGGAAAGCGGATTTTACTGGCAACCCTGCTTTCAGAACGATTCTCGTGCTGAACCGGAGTTGGCGCTGGCCTTGCGCAACGCTCTCAAACGATCGGTCGATCTTAGCCTTGAGCATCCCGCCACCACTGGCGCCTTTCTGAGCGGTGGCCTGGACAGCTCTACCGTCACTGGCTTGTTCAAGGAACTGGCACCCGATTCCGCCGAAGCCTTTTCCATCGGCTTTGCCGCCGAAGGCTATGATGAAATGGAATACGCTCGGGCCAGCGCACGCCATTTCGGCGTCCCTTTGCACGAATATTACGTCACACCGCAAGATGTCGTGGCAGCTGTCCCGAAAATCGCCGCATTCTACGACGAGCCGTTCGGCAACGCCTCCGCCGTCCCCACCTACTACTGCGCCCGGCTCGCCCGCGATCACGGGAAAACGCATCTACTGGCCGGCGACGGCGGCGACGAACTATTTGCCGGCAACGCCCGTTATGCCAAACAAGCATTATTCGCTTGGTACGAACGGCTTCCCCATTGGTTGCGGAACCGCATGATCGAGCCTTTTGTCGCTTTGAATCCTCCTTTCATGGGCAAGGTCAAAAGCTATGTGGATCAAGCAAAAGTTCCCATGCCGGAACGCATGGAAACCTATAATTTTCTCCATCGCACTCCGCTTGCCGAGGTCTTCGAATCCGAGTTCTTAGCTTCCGTCAATTCCGGTTGGCCCCTGGAGCACTTGCAGGAAATCTATCGCCGCCCCGACGCAACCATGCTCAAGTGCATGCTTTGGCTGGACTGGAAAATCACCCTGGCCGATAACGATTTGCGCAAAGTCAATCGCATGTGTCATTTGTCCGGAATGGACGTCAACTATCCCATGCTGCAGGATCCGTTGATTCGTGCAGCTCCCCGAATTCCCGACCGCCTGCTAATGCGCGGCTTCGAACTGCGCTCTTTTTATCGCCGGACCTGGCAGGACTTTCTCCCTCCCGAAACTCTTAATAAAAGGAAGCATGGATTCGGCCTTCCGTTCGGCGTATGGTTGCAATCGGACTCCAAACTCCAGGAACTCGCCTATACGAGCCTGGAACACCGCTCGCTTTCCGGAATTATCCGAAAAAACTATTTGCACAACCTGAAACAAGCCCATCAAAGCCGGCATGCTTCCTATTACGGGGTGATAATTTGGATCCTGATGATGTGGGCTCAATGGTTTGAGCACCATTAA
- a CDS encoding sulfotransferase family protein, which translates to MRELEEKVYKTVAYYQAKALHIARGIWFDVAAPIVKQPVFVVGCSRAGTTLVYKTLSESSRLGSLQKETHDFWANLHPPEERHWDSHGVPPECAAESDRRQVARLFYSRTGQCRFVDKNNQNGLSIPYLLRLFPDAFFVYVKRNPGDNIHSLIEGWKRAEVFGTWSDRLPERVNIEAGRFQRWCFFLPLGWRAYRDTSIEEVCAFQYREMNASILEARSLVAQDRWCELFYEDILDDPIEAFSTVFAHCRVPFDDHLRRHSGEVLQKPYNAFSRIGKDKWKATLNREKIERVLPTVQTVAGKMGYS; encoded by the coding sequence ATGAGGGAGCTTGAAGAGAAAGTGTATAAGACAGTGGCATATTATCAAGCCAAAGCGTTGCATATAGCCCGCGGAATATGGTTCGATGTGGCCGCCCCAATCGTCAAACAACCGGTATTCGTCGTCGGCTGCAGCCGTGCCGGCACCACATTGGTCTACAAAACGCTTTCCGAATCCTCCCGACTGGGATCCTTGCAGAAGGAAACTCACGATTTTTGGGCGAACTTGCATCCCCCCGAGGAACGTCACTGGGACAGTCATGGCGTCCCGCCGGAATGCGCCGCCGAGAGTGATCGGCGGCAAGTGGCCCGGCTTTTTTATAGTCGCACCGGACAATGCCGTTTCGTCGACAAGAACAACCAAAATGGTTTATCCATTCCCTATTTGCTACGCTTGTTTCCCGATGCGTTTTTCGTCTACGTCAAACGTAATCCCGGTGACAACATTCATTCTTTAATCGAAGGATGGAAGCGGGCGGAAGTCTTCGGGACCTGGTCCGATCGGCTGCCGGAAAGGGTGAATATAGAAGCCGGTCGCTTTCAGCGTTGGTGTTTTTTTCTGCCCCTCGGCTGGCGCGCCTATCGGGATACCTCCATCGAAGAGGTCTGTGCGTTTCAGTACCGGGAAATGAATGCCTCCATTCTGGAGGCTCGTTCTTTGGTAGCCCAGGACCGTTGGTGCGAGTTGTTCTACGAGGATATTCTCGATGATCCGATAGAGGCTTTTTCCACCGTTTTTGCTCATTGCCGGGTTCCGTTCGACGACCATCTGCGGCGGCATTCCGGGGAGGTGCTGCAAAAACCTTATAATGCCTTTTCCAGGATCGGAAAGGATAAATGGAAAGCGACCCTCAACCGGGAAAAGATCGAGCGAGTATTGCCAACTGTACAAACCGTCGCCGGAAAGATGGGCTATTCGTAA
- a CDS encoding glycosyltransferase family 4 protein, whose amino-acid sequence MRKIKICYLSESAGDWGGASRVLFTNLKNLDKERFEPWVLLPKEGPIVNDLDRWGVNYHFWGKLTEPVDYGFYLKNCFRFALFLRKHRFEIVHSNHIYWRSAEILAAKLMKVPIVTHYHVVVRKAGPFVKLSRLIIANSNYTARASKPDQVSKKVIYNPIELDRFDRGHPIRRELGVEEDDTVVSFIGQIKKIKGVDSFIRMAKELSLRKPGTKFLIVGECRRGQGDYTEQALLAEIGGHPDILYLGRREDVENIYHSSDILVMPSRWDEPFGLINIEAGACRKPIVSTRVGGIPEIIEHGRNGFLVERADMHALLDRVMQLIDDPDLRRRMGQTGREKVEREFTTKPVRELEQTYLELLAHG is encoded by the coding sequence ATGAGGAAAATAAAAATTTGCTATCTATCCGAAAGTGCGGGAGATTGGGGCGGAGCCAGTCGAGTGCTGTTTACCAATCTAAAGAATTTAGATAAAGAGAGATTTGAGCCATGGGTGCTTTTACCGAAAGAAGGTCCCATTGTAAATGATTTGGATCGCTGGGGGGTAAACTATCACTTCTGGGGGAAGCTGACCGAACCGGTCGATTACGGCTTTTATCTCAAAAATTGTTTCCGGTTCGCCCTCTTTCTCAGGAAGCATCGGTTTGAAATTGTGCATTCCAATCACATTTATTGGCGTTCGGCCGAAATTCTCGCCGCGAAGCTTATGAAGGTGCCGATCGTCACTCATTATCACGTAGTCGTCAGGAAAGCGGGTCCCTTTGTCAAGCTGTCTCGCTTAATCATAGCGAATTCCAACTATACCGCTCGGGCATCCAAGCCGGATCAAGTAAGCAAAAAAGTCATCTACAATCCGATCGAATTGGACCGATTTGATCGAGGGCATCCCATTCGGCGTGAATTGGGTGTTGAGGAGGACGATACGGTTGTTTCCTTCATTGGCCAAATTAAAAAAATCAAGGGAGTGGATTCATTCATTCGGATGGCGAAGGAGCTGAGTCTGCGAAAGCCCGGGACAAAGTTTCTAATCGTTGGGGAATGCAGACGAGGACAGGGCGATTATACCGAGCAAGCATTGCTTGCCGAGATCGGAGGACACCCCGACATCCTTTACCTGGGCCGGCGAGAGGATGTGGAAAATATCTACCATAGTTCCGATATTCTGGTCATGCCATCGCGCTGGGACGAACCTTTCGGGTTGATCAATATCGAGGCGGGGGCCTGCCGTAAGCCGATCGTGAGTACTCGCGTGGGAGGGATACCGGAAATCATCGAACATGGCCGCAACGGGTTCTTGGTGGAAAGAGCTGATATGCATGCCCTCCTAGACAGAGTCATGCAGCTGATTGACGATCCCGATCTGCGCCGCCGGATGGGGCAGACAGGAAGAGAAAAAGTGGAACGGGAATTTACGACCAAACCCGTTAGAGAGCTGGAGCAAACCTATCTGGAACTGTTGGCTCATGGATAG
- a CDS encoding Uma2 family endonuclease: protein MVANLHEKRWTYKDYLRLEDNRRYEIIEGELRDMTPAPSIEHQWCSRNLEFLLLEYARRHQWGYVFDAPVDVILDEANVVQPDIVLVREARRDIIRERGIFGAPDGVVEIISPSSVHYDYIVKKELYEGFGVAEYWIVDPANRSVEVLGLEEGHYRSVCFVSEAGEVTSQLLAEFKLSHQAIFERGM, encoded by the coding sequence ATGGTTGCCAATCTGCATGAAAAACGCTGGACCTACAAGGACTACCTTCGCCTTGAGGATAACAGACGTTATGAAATCATTGAAGGAGAATTACGCGACATGACTCCCGCCCCCTCCATAGAACATCAATGGTGTTCCCGCAATCTGGAGTTTCTGCTCTTGGAATATGCGCGCCGCCACCAATGGGGATACGTATTCGATGCCCCCGTTGACGTGATCCTGGACGAAGCAAACGTGGTCCAGCCGGATATCGTTCTGGTCAGAGAAGCGCGCCGGGATATCATCCGGGAGCGGGGCATCTTCGGAGCACCCGATGGGGTAGTGGAAATCATCTCACCTTCCTCGGTCCATTACGACTACATAGTGAAGAAGGAGCTGTACGAAGGCTTCGGGGTGGCCGAATACTGGATCGTCGATCCGGCCAATCGCTCGGTTGAAGTGCTGGGGCTGGAGGAAGGGCATTATCGATCGGTCTGTTTTGTCAGCGAAGCGGGGGAAGTGACATCCCAACTCTTGGCGGAGTTTAAACTAAGTCATCAGGCAATTTTCGAGCGGGGCATGTAG
- a CDS encoding glycosyhydrolase — MGLRGRFHAARAPVLKYPVLIIESDDWGPGSDEQSHALEAIRAVLVKHRDKTDRHPVMTIGVLLSIPDAEAIVASDRYHFRSLQESRYRSIVETLMAGEREGVFDLQLHGMAHFWPANFMAARNREKAVASWLSEDGWRTERLPAWLQSRWIDAASLPSRSLPVDQIRSAVREEVECFEHCFGRRPQVVVPPTFVWDAQVEKIYADAGIKVLITPGRRYAGRDREGRLTAPERSFFDGELLSCGLRALVRDVYFEPSLGHRSDQIFEAIARKWRRGQPALLETHRFNFLDGQLNSSLDALEALLEGALTRFPDIRFMSSYQLATGITDFPSVSPLHRIRTAWRRLRS; from the coding sequence ATGGGATTGCGGGGACGTTTTCATGCCGCCCGGGCACCGGTCTTGAAGTATCCGGTTCTGATCATCGAAAGCGACGATTGGGGACCGGGATCCGACGAACAATCCCATGCGTTGGAAGCCATTCGCGCCGTATTAGTGAAGCATAGGGACAAAACTGATCGACATCCGGTCATGACCATCGGGGTACTGCTTTCAATTCCCGATGCCGAGGCCATCGTGGCCTCCGACCGTTATCACTTCCGGTCTCTTCAAGAATCCCGATATCGCTCCATCGTTGAAACCCTTATGGCAGGGGAGAGAGAAGGAGTGTTCGATCTTCAGTTGCACGGAATGGCCCATTTCTGGCCGGCCAATTTCATGGCGGCTCGGAATCGAGAGAAAGCGGTCGCCAGTTGGTTGTCGGAGGACGGTTGGCGGACGGAAAGGTTGCCCGCTTGGCTGCAGAGCCGGTGGATCGATGCCGCCTCGCTTCCTTCCCGATCCCTGCCCGTCGATCAGATTCGCTCGGCGGTGCGAGAAGAAGTTGAATGTTTCGAACACTGTTTCGGCCGCCGACCCCAAGTGGTGGTCCCTCCTACTTTCGTTTGGGATGCTCAGGTGGAAAAAATCTATGCCGATGCCGGGATAAAGGTCCTGATTACGCCGGGACGACGTTATGCGGGACGGGACCGGGAAGGCCGCTTGACCGCACCGGAGCGAAGTTTTTTCGATGGCGAGCTTCTCTCCTGCGGATTGCGGGCGTTGGTGCGGGATGTATATTTCGAGCCTTCCCTCGGCCATCGATCCGACCAAATATTCGAAGCCATTGCCAGAAAATGGCGGCGGGGCCAACCGGCCTTATTGGAAACCCACCGCTTCAATTTCCTGGACGGCCAACTCAACTCATCGCTTGACGCACTCGAGGCGCTGTTAGAAGGGGCGTTGACACGATTCCCTGATATACGCTTCATGTCTTCTTATCAACTGGCCACAGGCATAACGGATTTCCCTTCTGTTTCGCCTCTGCATCGCATTCGAACTGCCTGGAGGCGATTGCGTTCATGA